A segment of the uncultured Desulfobulbus sp. genome:
GTTTAATTCTCTGAAAACCTTGCGCCCATCAACACGGGGGGGATCATCCACAATAAGAACAAGGCCAACACGTTGGTTTTGACAGATAGAGCGAACATCTTCTACCTGCTGACAGTGCAAAACCCGCACAGGGGCCAAAACCGAACGAACCGTCAACGCCTTTTCAAGGTCGATGGCCAGCAGGACAACAGGTGCTTTCATACAGCCTCGTCAACGTTTTTTCTTTCGTGCATATGCATCACTCAAGCAGCACCATGCCAGCTGGTCAATATCCTGAATCCGTGAAATATGTTTACAGACATAACAGTATGGAAATTCGTTACATTCCTTGTACGAATGACCATCAATAGTTGAATTGAATTACAGCAATGTTATCATTGAATCACGAGCAAGGCAAACAATAGCAGGCAAAAGCTCGTTTTCAAACAGACTGTTGCACTTTACTACTGCTCTCTCAGATTCATTTAACAGGCACAATCTCATGCACCCAAATACTCATAATGTAAACAGCCCCCACAAGTCCTCGTATTTATTTCGCTCATGGAGCTTAGTATTCCTTCTTCTCTTGTCCCCATTGCCACAGCTCCAGGCTGCCCCACTGCGAATTATCTACACAAACGATACCATGGGGGAGCTTGAAGAGTGTGGCTGAGGGCACAATCGTTTGGGCGGTCTGTCCAAAAAAGCGTCTCTGGTTCGAGGACTCATGCGTGATCCCAATTACCCGACCTTGTTTGTTAGCAGTGGCAACATGCTGCTCAAAAAAAATATTAGCGCCAATGAGCAAAATGCAGCGAAGATCGGGGCTCGGGCAATGGTACGGTCGTATCAGACAATGGGAGGCCGTTTTTTAGGGGTGGGAGCGCTTGATTTAGGTACGGGCATTTCTTTGCTCTCTTCCCTCCATCACCCGCCCGAGTTCACGCTGCTCTCGGCAAATCTCTTGAATAGAAAAAGTCGTACCCTTCTATTTTCTCCCTACGCTACCCAAAAGGCGGGGAGTCTTCAAGTCGTCTTTATCGGACTTACGAACCATGAAACAAAGCCCCCTGATATGGAATTCAGTCTGCTTTCCTGGAGGGAAACCTTACCAAAATTACTTTTACAAGTTGAAAAAACAGCTGATATCCTGCTGCTGCTTTCAAATTATCCCATGGCAGAAAACCAGGCAATTGCACGCAGCTTTCCTGCCATCGATTGCATCTTCCAGTCAGGTCATGCGACTGGCAACAAAGCTCCAGTCACAATCGGCAATACATTAATCAGCCAAACCGATATTCGTGGAAAATATGTTGGTGTGCTGGATATTGAATGGAACGGACATAGAAGCTGGCAGAACAGGGAACGTGCGGATTCCATGAATGAAGACAACATCTTTAACAATCGTTTCATCGCGTTAAAGAGCTCCATGCGTGAAGATCCATTGGTGACAACGATCGTTAAACAGGCTAAGCGGAGCATGGCAAAGGCCCAAGCAACCCCTTAGAAATGGAACAGCGTTCACTTTTATAGGGTGAGAAAAACTGAGGTGCGAATAATTCTCGCTGCAAAGTGGTGAATGCTCACAAAGTCCGTGGGCTCTTGAAAGTTGTTACGGCTTTAGAAAAAAGAAAAGGCCGCCCAAAAGGGCGGCCTTTAATTATATATAAACTGAACTATATATAAAAAAACTGTCCGATCTTAGCAGCCAAATGCTTTCTGCAGGTTCGGTACAGTTTGTTTCTTACGGCTCATCATACCGTCGATCCACATGCAATTGCCATCGAGTTTGGCACCAAAAGCACCTTCGATCAGGGCATCGTCATCAGAGATAACCATCAGGTCGGTACCTTCTTTAACAACGTCGGTCAGCATCAGCAGTACAGAGTGACGCTCAGAACCTTTCTGCTCTTTCATGGCACCGTAGAGAGCCTCGCGCATATCGGCAACCTGATCCAGGGTAGCCAGCTCAAGCTGACCAACACCAACTTTCTTGCCATTCATGTCGAAGTCTTTGTAGTCACGATGAAGCAGATCCATCGGAGGTACGCCAGCTACAGCGCTTTTTGCCTTCAGCATTTCCATGAACAGACCATCGGTGTCTTTTACACCAGAAATCTCAGACAGCTCAGCAACGGCTTTTTTATCAGCCTCGGTGCAGGTCGGGGATTTGAAGTTTACGGTATCGCTGAGGATAGCAGCCATCATCAGACCAGCAACTTTCGGGTCTACGGCAATGCCTTCCATATCGTAGAGGGTTTTGAGAACGGTACCGGTACAGCCAACAGGCATGGCACAGAAAAAGATCGGCTGATTGGTGGTTACATCACCGATTTTGTGATGGTCAACAACGGCAACAACCTCGCCAGCGGAGAGATTGTCAGGAGCCTGAGCCAGATCGCTGTGGTCAACCAGAGCAAGCTGTTTGCCGGTAGCGTCGGTCAGAATCTCAGGGGTGGCAAAACCGAACTGCTTCAATACCATCTCGGACTCAGGATTCAATCCACCAGCAACGGCGGCAACATAATCCTCGCCTTTTGCTTTCATCAACTCAGCATAAGCGATTGCAGAGGTTACAGAATCGGTATCCGGACTTTTGTGGCCAATAACATAAACAGACATAGCGTATTACCTCCCAGAACATGATAAATGACACATTGTGTATGTGCGCTTCTCTTCCATCTCGGCCTCAGAACGGGCCGGAAACAATAAAATTGATCGACCTTATAATGTAAATTTATAAGCGTCAAGAAGAAAAAAAGAGGAGAGCGAAGAAGGTCCAGCTCTTTCAAAAAAAACAAGGGGATCGACAGCATCGATCCCCTGATTTTTTAGCAGGAAAATGAAGGGCGGTTCAGTCTCTGCTGCCGCCGAAAAAACGAAGAAGCATCAAAAAGAGGTTGATGAAGTCGAGATAGAGCGCAAGCGCACCGATGATCGCCCCCTTACGCACAGCCCCTTCTCCCTGCTGCATGATCCCCTCTTCACCGATGTTTTTGATTTTCTGCACATCATAGGCGGTCAGACCGGTAAAGACAAGCACACCAATGGCAGAGATCGCCCAGTAGACGGCAGGACTTTTCAAAAAGATATTGACCACGGAAGCAAGGAGAATCCCGATAAGCCCCATAAACATAAAAGAGCCCACACCGGAAAGATCCCGTTTGGTGACCATGCCATAGACAGCCATGGCAGCAAACATCCCTGCGGTCACCAGAAAAGTCGCTGCAATCGAGGCCTTGGTGTAGGCCAGAAATATGGTGGAAAGGGTCACTCCGTTCAGCAGCGAGTAGCCGAGAAAGAGTCCCGTGGCTGTTGCCGGCTGAATTTTTTCAATACGGGCGGACAGAAAAAAGACCATGCCCAATTCCACCAAGAGAAGGATCATAAAAACCGGACTGGCGATCAGTGACTGCACCATGCCGGACTGGCCCAGAAAAAAAGCCACAACACCGGTGATTCCAAGGCCTATTGCCATCCAATTGAAGACCTTGGCCAAAAAAATGGTCGAAGCTTCCTGGCGGGCCTGTGCGCGCGTTACTTCACGCGTTCCTATATGAGATTGCATATTGGTTATTCCTCCATATTCGTGGTTGAAAAATCATCAGCGTGCCAGAGCGCGTAAGCAAAGACATAAGGGAGTCTTGAATAATTAGATTTTTCGATCAAGATCAAGGCATGCGAAAAATTTTACCGCAGGCATATAGCTAATATTACGAGGATAAAATTTTGAGCATAACGCCGAGATTGGAAGAAAAAGCAATTATTCAAGATTCCCATAAGCGTCTTAAGCCCGCAGGCTCCGACACAGCCTCAAATACGTTTGTTGTATTCGTCCTTGCAGATACCGTGTTCTCTCATTGTGCCCGAAATATTAACCATTCACCAGCTAAAGGCAAGAAATCTCGATAATTGCTCTCTTCGATTACGCCATAGCCCAAGAGGTATCTCTGGCTTTCCTCTGAAACTCCCCTTAAGATATAGAAAAATCCTTTTCAAGCCAACGGAATGTTCCACATTTCCTATTTGCCGCTTTTTACCAGCCTGTGCTAAATATCTGTTTTTTCCTTCAACCTGAAACCGCGAGTATTCTTCCGTGCCCAGCCGCCGTCACGGATTCAGGTTCAATTGAAGTAGCTTTGAATACGGAGAGTGTATATGACAACAGCAGCCTATAAGGAAATGTGGGAGCAACTCAACCTGGACATTCCGGCCCACGATGGACTCCTTGCTGTGCTTGGAAAATTTTACAACGATATCTACCTTTCCCAGGATGGACGCCTCCAGGGAATGGAATATCTGGATTTTGTCCTCAGCGAGGTTCATGGCCTTCGCATCAAGGAACTGCAGGATGCAAAGGCTGAAGGCCGCAAGATTGTCGGCACCTTTTGCGTGTTCGTCCCCGAGGAGCTGACCCTGGCAGCCGGGGCGGTTCATGTAGGCCTCTGTTCAGGAGCAGAGGTTGGCTCGGACAAGGCAGAGCAGCTTGTTCCCCGCAACACCTGCGCCCTGATCAAATCTTTCATCGGCTTCAAGCTGGCCCGGCTCTGCCCCTTTACCGAGTCCTGCGACCTGGTCATCGGCGAAACCACCTGTGATGGTAAGAAAAAAGCCTACGAGGCCTTTGCCGAACATGTGAACCTGGAGGTTTTGGAGGTTCCCCAGCGAAAAACAGCCAGTGACCGCGCTCTCTGGAAAAGTGAAGTCCTTCGCTATAAATCGGTTTTGGAAGAACTCACCGGCAACACCATCACCGAAGAAAAGCTGCAGGCAGCAATCAAACTGGTCAACGAAAAACGGTTGGCTCTGCAGCGCCTCAACCGCCTTCGCCAGGCCGATCCTGCCCCGATCTCCGGCCGTGATGCCCTGCTGATCAATCAGGTTTCCATGTACGACGATCCGGTTCGTTTCACCCAAAGTATCAACACCCTGTGCGATCAGATCGAAGAGCGTATCGCAGCCGGAGAAGGCATCACCCCTGCCGGCACACCGCGTTTGCTGCTCAGTGGGTGTCCCATGGCCGTACCCAACTGGAAACTGCCCTTCATCGTCGAGAGCAGTGGAGCGGTTATCGTGGGTGAAGAATCCTGCATCGGCTCCCGGAACACCCGGGATCTGGTCAGTGAAGAGGCGACCACCATGGAAGGCATTATCGATGCGCTGGTGGATCGTTACCTGCAAATCGACTGCGCCTGTTTTACCCCCAACGATGAACGCCAGGACAACCTGAAAACCATGGTCAATGATCTCAAAGCTGACGGCGTTCTCCATTACAACCTGATGTTCTGTCAACCCTATGAGCACGAGGCCATGAAAACTGAAAAGACCATGCAAGAAGCTCAGGTCCCGGTCCTTTCCATCTCCACCGATTACAGCATGGAAGATGTAGAACAGCTGAAAACTCGCATTGAGGCCTTTATCGAGATGGTGCGTTAAACCATGGCCCTCTACGGCGGCATAGATATCGGATCGCGTTCCATTGAACTGGTGGTGCGCGATCCGCACCAGATCATCAGTCGCAAAAAAACGGCGACGACCTTTGATCCCCTGAGCCAGATTCGCTCACTGACCGAAGGCCTCGTCTTTGAAAAGCTGGTTGCAACGGGATATGGCCGAGGCCTGGTGGAAGAGGCGGGTCTCTGCCCCTGCGTGGAGACCATCACCGAAATAAAAGCCTACGGCCTGGGGGCCCATGATCTTTGCCCTGAGGCACAGACCGTACTCGATATCGGCGGGCAGGACACCAAAGCCATCGCCCTGATGGGCAGCAAAATTGCAAAATTCGAGATGAATGACCGCTGCGCTGCTGGAACTGGAAAATTTCTTGAGCACCTGGCCACGGTGTTCCAGATCCCCCTGGAAGAATTTGGCCATTATGCGCTTGAAGGCACCCAGCGTCTTGAAATCAACGCCATGTGTACGGTCTTTGCCGAGACCGAGGCCATAAGCCTCATGGCCCGGGGGAAAAATCCTCGCGACATTGCTCTGGGGTTACATAACTCCATCGTCAAGCGGACCATGACCATGCTCACCCGCATCGGTTTACAAGGGCCCCTGCTCTTTGCTGGCGGTGTCGCCAATAACCCCTGCGTGGTCCAGCTCTTGACAGAAACACTTGGATCAGCGCCGCTTATCCCCAAAGAGCCAGACATGGTCGGGGCCCATGGCGCTGCCTTGCATGCTATCAGGGAATAAGGGGAGCTATTTTTGCTTAACGCTAAGGAGCTGAGCTGGTATACAAGGCTAATTTTATCCTCCCAGTTCCGGGGCTGCACACAAGCCTCCGACTGAAAATAACCCGTAGACTTTGGAACAAGAGCAATGCCCACTATCGAAAACAAGACCCTTCTCATCGACCAAGAAACGAGCAAACTGCAAGCTTTTCGCCTGGAAGACACCTCCCGAGCACCGGTCATAATTCTGTATGTTGATGACAAACAGGCCGAGCTGATCCCGCTTAATCCTGACCAGGAGCCCCCCACCATGGTCAAATCAGCAAACATGGAGAGCGAAATACAGGTCATCACCTACAAAGAGATCAACTCCTTCATGATGCAGGGGGAGCCTAAAAAAGAAGACTGATTCTCTGCTGAGTAACCACAGCAAAGAATACAAAAAGCTCAGGGACCTTTGAAGCACTCGAAGGTCCCTGCAAAAACGGAAGGTTGTGTTGTCTGCGCGAAGACTACTTTCCTGGATCTGCCAGAGAGATGTTGAGTTCAAGCACTTCAAAATCGCCCTGCTTATCCACTGAAAGCTTAACCTGCTCTTCACTGATCTGGATGTACTTTCGTACAACTTCCAAAATATCACTCTGCAACTGTGGCAGAAAATCAGGAGTGGAGGCCGGTCGCCGCTCATGGGCAACGATAATCTGCAACCGTTCTTTGGCTACGGATGCAGAGCTGCTCTTTTTTGATTTAAAAAAGTCAAAAAAATTCATGGCATCAGGATCCAAAGAATCGGGAAAAGAAACCCTTTTTCTGTACGTCAAGGAAGCGGTATGGCACTTCCTCGCCCAGGAACCGGTCCACAATATCAAAATAGGCGGTACCGGCATCGCAGTCTTCGGCCATGGTTACGGGAATACCCGAGTTTGAGGCAGCCAGGACCAACTTGGACTCCGGCACGGCTCCCAGAAAGGGTATTGCCAGAATCTCACAAACATCCTCAGCGCTGAGCATATCCCCCCCGTCAACACGGTCAGGATCATAGCGGGTAATAACCAGGTGGACATTCACCGGATCTTCTCCCGCTTCAGCACGTTTGGTCTTACTGGCTAGCATGCCGATGATGCGATCTGAGTCACGCACAGAAGAGATCTCGGGGTTGGTCACCACCAGGGCCTCATCTGCGAAGTGCATTGCCGTCATTGCACCCTTTTCAATACCTGCGGGTGAATCACAGATGATATACTCAAAGCTCTCTCGCAGCTGCTCGATCACCTTGCCAACGCCTTCCAGCGTCAAGGCATCCTTATCTCTGGTCTGTGAGGCAGGCAGGATATACAAATTCCCGACCCGTTTATCCTTTATCAGCGCCTGATTCAGTGAACCTTCGCCATGGATAACATTTAACAGGTCGTAGACGACCCGCCTCTCGCAGCCCATAATCAGATCGAGGTTGCGCAGACCGACATCGAAATCAATTACGACCGTCTTGTATCCTCTTACCGCCAGTGCTGCGGCAACGGCCGCACTGGTGGTGGTTTTGCCCACACCGCCCTTTCCGGACGTCACGACGACGACTTTAGACAACTTCGTCCCTCCTATTTTCGTTAGATAGTGCCTCTTCAGGGGGCTTACAGGCCACCATTTCAAACGCAGGCGCTCGACGCCATTGCAAGCAAGTCCGCGAAATGCGGAAACATTGAGCTACTCTTTACAGACGATCACGATAAAAACTACCCGCGCTGGGGCTCAAAGGCCCCTAGTACGTCAAAATCCAAACCATTCTCGCCTCGACTGATCATCACGGTGTGATTAATCACTTGTGATTCAAGAGAGTCGTTGACCACATAGGCATCGGTTACTGCCACCAACTCTGGATTGCACTGCAGACAAAAGACACGAGCATCCGCGTTACCATGTACACCGGCCATGGCCCGACCACGCAATGCTCCATAGACATGAATATTTCCACTGGCGACGACCTCAGCTCCGGCATTAACCGAGGCCATAATGATCAGGTCTCCGTCGTGGGCAACGACCTGCTGCCCGGAACGCACAGGCTGCTTGATAACCATGGTCGGCACAGACATATTTTCGATCTTCTGCTCGGGTACCAGCTCTGGTTCTGCAACGGACTCTGGTACCACCACAGGGTCAGGAACAGGCTCGATAACCTTTTCCTCTTCCTGGGGCGTCACATGTTTCTCCCGGGTTGCCGGAGGCAGCACTCCCAGACCGGCATCGAGCACACGTTGTGCGACAGTCTCGACGGCAGCTCGCACGCCCACTGGAACCAGGCCCAGCCCTCGTAGAAAGGTGGTCAGTACCAGAAAATCCAGCTGTAACTGCGCGCCTTCAGACACCGCTTTCAGATCAATGAGTATTGGGGCGTTATTGAAAAAGGAGCGTGCAGGACCAATCTTCTTTTTTAACTGCGGGTAGAGCAAATCTGGATTGGTTTCTTTAACATAAAGCACCATTACGGTGAGCACACTGCCCTTGAGTTCAAACACTGAGGCTTCGCCAGGGGAATCGCTTAGTTTCATGAATCACAATCAGTAAAGGAGATCTTAAAAGCGCATGTATACCTATTCACACTACAAATCTCAAGGATACTCTGCACAACACCTTGAGAATAAAACTGTATTCGTGGCCCACCCGCCCTCACAAATTCAGTTTGTATTCAAAGTGGTACCGAACCCTCCCCCTGCTGTCAAGCCCAAGAAAAAACCTAAGGCCAAAAGCTTCACAAAAGGCCCTCAATTTTAACATTGAAAAAAAACCTGGATGTCAATCATCAGAAGGGCTTGAAGCAGGTTCAATACGTAGAGTTATCTTCTCCATCGTCATGCTTCTTATGATACTCCGTTCTTCAAGACTCTTTCTCGCAGAAATTCAGTAAAAGAAATTTGGTTTCTCGCACAATTTTCGTGGTAAACTAAAGACACTTCAATGAGATCGGAGCCATCTCTAGGCTCTTTTAATCCCATTGGGCATCAGCTATTAACAGACGCGACCGCATCTCAGGTTCTCTTTGTCATCTTCTGCAAACCGGGCAGGATTGATCTTAACAAGGAGTCTTCCCATGAACGAAACCGATGCACTTCATTGGCATCTTTATCGTTACGGCGCAATCCTCTCCCGCCAAATCGACCGGCTCTATAATGCCCTGGAAGAACTGGAACGGAGCACTCTGCTCTACCTTACATCGCAGGCAAACGATTCCGAAACAGCAATTGACTTATGGCTGAGCCAAGAGCAATTTCTCATTAATGAGGATGGGTTTTTTCAATCAATTCCATTGATCAAGGCATACCGCGAGGGTAAAGCCCCCTCCGAGGCGATCAGCTTCTCATGGGGGGGACATCTCAGGCATGATCGTATAGCCCGCCGCCATCTGTACGGCCACCGCACCATTGGCCCCCAACTCCAGCATATACACGAGCGTCTGGGCAATGTCGGCTGGATCTACTATCAAGATGCGGGAAACGTAGCTCTGCAGTACCCCTTTATCGACCAGGCAACCGCAATTTCCGCTGATTTTGACTGGTCAACCTACCATACCTTCCGTTCGGTATGCCCCGAAAACAACCCTGAGCGACAAATTTGCTGGACAGCTCCTTCCATTGATTACGCAGGTGAAGGACTGATTCTCTCTGTCTCTATCCCTGTCTGGCAAGATGATCGCTTTCTAGGGCTCTGGTCGATTGATTTACCGCTGCGTTTTCTCTATCAGGATTTCGCCATACAACATCCCTTTGATGATCAACAGCAATGGATCACTGATGATCGGGGATTGTTCCTTCTCCATGACAAGTTGCAAGCAGAGATCGACCCACAACAGGGACAGCTTTTACTCCATCCGCTCAGCGAACTTGGGGGCGACTGGGTAGACTTTAAGATGGAACATTTGCAGGGAGAAGATGGTCAGCTCACCATGACCGATGCAGAGGGCATCGAACGTATTGTTGCCTACCTTCACATCCCCAAAGTAAACTGGACACTCTTTTGCAGCATGCCTTCGGCTTCTCTAGACGAGGCAATTGCTCATCGCCTGGAAGATGCTTTTCAACAAATCGCCGACGGTCATTACGGAAGCAAAATTGCCCCCCCTCTTCCAACGCAATAATTTCCACCTTGATTGATGGGTTTAATCAAATGAGTCAACGTCTTGCCCAAGCCGAGCAAGAGCGGGAGAAGATTGAAATCCAGCTGCGCCAGTCCCAAAAACTCGAGGCAATTGGTCGACTTGCAGGAGGGGTGGCCCACGACTATAACAACATGATCAACGTCATACTGGGGTATGCAGAGTTAGCCCTGGAACGAGTAGAATCTCAAAGCCCCCTACACCGTGATTTAAGTCAGATTTTTGAAGCGGCTAAACGGTCCATGGAGATTACCCGCCAACTCCTTGCCTTTGCTCGCTGCCAGAACATTACCCCACGAAAAGTAGATTTAAACACCGAGATCGAGCCACTGTTAAGCATGATCACCAGGCTCATTGGTGAAGAGATAGAACTGCGTTTTTACCCGGGTACCGATGTTTACCCCGTTAACCTCGATCCTTCTCAGATTGATCAATTGCTGGTGAATCTCTGCGTCAATGCTCGAGATGCGATCAGCGGTATCGGTAAAATAGTGATTGAAACAACCAACACTCTCCTTGACCAAACCTACTGCGACTTGCACCCAGAATTTCATCCGGGAGAATATGCTCAACTGGCCATCAGTGACGACGGGGCTGGTATGGATGAGGAAACACAGAAAAATATCTTTGAACCCTTTTTCAGCACTAAAGATCAGGGAAAAGGTACTGGGCTGGGACTGGCGACCGTTTACGGCATCATTAAACAAAACAAAGGGTTTATCAGTGTCTACAGTGAACTGAACAAAGGCACCACCTTTCGCCTTTACCTGCCTCGTCATGCCGGAGAAGCAACAACCACACCTGCGGAAATGTTTCTTACACAAGAGCCATCGACTGCCCGGGGAGAAACTGTTTTGGTGGTCGAAGATGAAACAGGCATTCTCAATCTGGTGAAACGCTTACTTGAGGAACTGGGATACGTTCCCCTGATTGCGCCCTCTCCGCTGGCGGCGATCCAATTGGTCAAATCTCACCCTGGTTCCATCGATTTGCTGATCACAGATGTGGTCATGCCCGAGATGAACGGACGAGAACTCGCCCAAGAGTTACAAGCACTTTTACCGGAACTTAAAGTGCTGTTTATGTCTGGATACACATCTAATATTATTGCAAAACGTGGAATCTTAGATGTAAATGTAATTTTACTGCAAAAACCGTTTACCAAACAAAACTTTGCTGACAAAGTTCACCAGGCTCTTTCCAACTCCCTGCCACTTACCGGACCCCGTGACGCTCCATGGACTTCTCCTCTCTCTTGACCACTCGACAAAGTGTCCGTCGTTACAGCGACAGCCCCATAGAACCGGAAAAAATCGAACAACTGATCGAAGCGGTCCGACTGGCTCCTTCGGCCAGCAATTCGCAACCTTGGCATTTAATCATGGTTACAGATCCGGCACTCAAAAACCAAGTAGCGGATGCAACCTATAGCTCGCTCGTTTCCTTTAATAAATTTGTTCCCCAGGCCCCTGTCCTGGCGGTTTTGGTTATTGAAAAGCCCAAAGTTATCACCCAAATTGGTGGCCGCCTCAAAGCTCGTGACTTTCCGCTTATTGATATCGGCATCGCAGCCGAGCATTTTTGCTTGCAAGCGACGGAGCTGGGACTGGGCACCTGTATGCTCGGCTGGTTTGATGAACCTAAAGTACAACGACTGCTGAAAATTCCCCCAAATCGCCGCATCGGGCTCCTCATCACCTTGGGGTATAGTGATGAAAATGCACCACCACGTGCCAAAAATCGAAAATCACGCGAAGAAATGTCCAGTTTTGACAAGTATTAGCGCCATATGAGAAAAGCCTCTTTTTCCGAAAAATTTAAAAAGAGTCAATTTTTCCTCTTACTTTGTACAGATAACACGCTATCATAAAGACATCTCTTCTCTTTTTGAAGAAAATGAATTCCTGCGATCCGCTAGTTTCACTGGACGTTGTTCAGTCATCACCTGAAACCACGGATTGAGGATCTTGTTTACGAAATGAACCTTACGGCCTGGTGCTCTAGTACCCCGTATATCACCACGAACCTTTACCTGTGTCTCCCCAATGAAGTCGCTGCGAACCTCTGCGATCCTCTCTTTTTGTCTCTTTCTGTTTCTGACGCCTGCTTTCGCGAATCAGGCAGTCAAACATTATGCCCTCGCTTACACCTGGAATAAAGATATCCAACGTGCCCTGCATGATCGGGACATTTTAGCCCGAGCTCTCTCCCTCCAGGTAGACAGCCAGCTTGAGATTGTAGAAAATAATCATGAATACGGCGTGGTCTATCCCCAAGGAGGGACCCTGGCAGAAGCCCGGACTTTGGCTCTCAATCAATCTGACAGGCTCACCAGGGCAGGTTATACCCCCGCAGAACTGATTCCACAAAAAAGTTATACCAGCCTCTACCATCTCCTTTTCGCACAAAATCGCGACGCAAAAGTGTTGCTCGCAGAGTACGATCGATATCTTTCGAAACTCAAGGGAGAAGAACGAAACAATCTCCACATCGAAAAGATCGGCATCAACAACTTTGGTTTAGTGTACCACTGCTGGACGCCCCAGGCTGGCTCTCAGACCATCATACAGGCGTTACAACTCAAAGCAGGGAAAACGCCCCCAAAATTAATCTCGGCAACTGTTCGTCCGGCTCTGCCTATTATGGTTAGCGTGCCCACACCTGAAGAGGCACCGGCTCTTCCATCCAAACCGAGTAGAGGCCAAGTTACCAACGATCCCCTGCCTTGCAGTATCGCTACAGTTCCGGTTGAGGCCAAAGCCCAGGTTGTCAAAGTCGTGCCGGCACGCATAGCAAAACCTGCCCAAAAAAGGGTTGCCCTGATCAACAGCAAGGTACAGGAGTTTCTTCAAGAACAACGTAATACTGGCAAATTGCGTCGCCATGAACGCGCAGCACTGGTTGCCTATGATCTCACAAACGATACCTACCTCTCTAATATCAATTCATATTCTTCATTTCAGGCGGCAAGCATGATCAAACCCTTTGTCGCCCTTGCTTTTTTCCATCAAGTTGAGCGGGGCAAGCTCACCTATGGGCCCCAATCGCACCGCATGATGGAACAAATGATTCAACAGAGTAACAATCACGCCACCAACTGGTTTATTCGCCGCCTCGGTGGGCCAGCTCAATGTAACGCGCTGATCAACTCCCATTATCGGCATCTCTTTCGTAAGGTGCGCATTCGCGAGTACATTCCACCGGGAGGAAAAACCTATAAAAACAGTGCCTTACCCCAAGATTACGTCCACTTTCTCAAGGCTCTGTGGCATAAACATCTCCCCTACTCTGGAGAAATGCTGAGGGTCATGTCTTTGCCTGGACGGGATCGTATCTTTTGGGGCACTCAAGTTCCCAGAGGCACCCAGGTGTATAACAAAACCGGCTCCACGTCCTACCTCTGTGGGGATATGGGCATTTTGGTGACCAAAACTAAAAGCGGACGCAGTATTCCCTACGCCATTGTTGGTATTGTTCAGCGTTCATCCG
Coding sequences within it:
- a CDS encoding ATP-binding protein; translation: MSQRLAQAEQEREKIEIQLRQSQKLEAIGRLAGGVAHDYNNMINVILGYAELALERVESQSPLHRDLSQIFEAAKRSMEITRQLLAFARCQNITPRKVDLNTEIEPLLSMITRLIGEEIELRFYPGTDVYPVNLDPSQIDQLLVNLCVNARDAISGIGKIVIETTNTLLDQTYCDLHPEFHPGEYAQLAISDDGAGMDEETQKNIFEPFFSTKDQGKGTGLGLATVYGIIKQNKGFISVYSELNKGTTFRLYLPRHAGEATTTPAEMFLTQEPSTARGETVLVVEDETGILNLVKRLLEELGYVPLIAPSPLAAIQLVKSHPGSIDLLITDVVMPEMNGRELAQELQALLPELKVLFMSGYTSNIIAKRGILDVNVILLQKPFTKQNFADKVHQALSNSLPLTGPRDAPWTSPLS
- a CDS encoding nitroreductase family protein, yielding MTTRQSVRRYSDSPIEPEKIEQLIEAVRLAPSASNSQPWHLIMVTDPALKNQVADATYSSLVSFNKFVPQAPVLAVLVIEKPKVITQIGGRLKARDFPLIDIGIAAEHFCLQATELGLGTCMLGWFDEPKVQRLLKIPPNRRIGLLITLGYSDENAPPRAKNRKSREEMSSFDKY
- a CDS encoding serine hydrolase; translation: MKSLRTSAILSFCLFLFLTPAFANQAVKHYALAYTWNKDIQRALHDRDILARALSLQVDSQLEIVENNHEYGVVYPQGGTLAEARTLALNQSDRLTRAGYTPAELIPQKSYTSLYHLLFAQNRDAKVLLAEYDRYLSKLKGEERNNLHIEKIGINNFGLVYHCWTPQAGSQTIIQALQLKAGKTPPKLISATVRPALPIMVSVPTPEEAPALPSKPSRGQVTNDPLPCSIATVPVEAKAQVVKVVPARIAKPAQKRVALINSKVQEFLQEQRNTGKLRRHERAALVAYDLTNDTYLSNINSYSSFQAASMIKPFVALAFFHQVERGKLTYGPQSHRMMEQMIQQSNNHATNWFIRRLGGPAQCNALINSHYRHLFRKVRIREYIPPGGKTYKNSALPQDYVHFLKALWHKHLPYSGEMLRVMSLPGRDRIFWGTQVPRGTQVYNKTGSTSYLCGDMGILVTKTKSGRSIPYAIVGIVQRSSAPKNYKQWMDHGGGVIRDFSSLVYKEMKRKYNLQ